CTTTAAGATTTTGTTAGGTGAAATTTGACGACTCTTACTTGAGCATTgacaaaatttaaagttaagTTTAATAGTTATTTTTTACTCCCTAAGACAAGAGGTCAGACAATCCAAACCTAGGTAGTTGAACTTAAAATCTCAAACAGTTGTTAACCAAAAATATGAGGAACCCAAATCTTTTTATCTGTCCACGGGAACAAGGAAACCTCTCAGTCTACGCATCACGGTAcctatttgtcttttttctaccTGACAAACTCATGACCTTTCTCAATCTACAAGTTGTTGACCTCTTTTCAcctgtcttatttttaaaggcCTCAACACAAAACCTGCGAGTCGCCATCGGGTCATCTCAGGTCATTGCCTTGACCAAccagaagaaagagaagaaagcaaacgaggaagtaaaaaaaggtggaTCTCAATTGTTTTTATCTGAGATATTTTCCAGCTCCCATCCGCAGTTGGAGTTGAGCCGCGGATCAACGACGTCCGCATTTATTTCGCACCCAACTCAACTTCATCATCGGTCAAGATTCGgacataattattttcaatattgttGACGCTCTCATTGCCATATCGACAGCCTTAAGGTAATCCCTacttttgtttaattgaaatttacttTCCTTTAGATTGTGCATATTTGagtagaaaataattatattgcGAATGTGTGTGAGTAAATGTTTAGCTAcatgtattttaaaattgacagATGAAGCCGAAATCCATCTTAGCGACGTCATGGATGCTTGCGTTCCACCTGTGTGCCTTCCAAACATTCGTCTCCGTAGCCCTTAGTGAAGATACCGATGTGAAGCGATATACCTACGGCGCGGGAATTCCCAAACAGGAGGCAGCGATTAATGAAACGGACGTGAATGCAGTTGAAAATCCGGACCCAAACTCTTCTACAGATCCAAATTCTGCTACAGATCCCGGAACAGACTCGGTTATTACCAATCCAGACCCAAATTCGGTTAACAATCCAGAGACAACTTCGGGTACAAATCCTGAGACGAATAACTCTCCGCCAATAGACATCGGCAACAACATCTTGACGGGTATCTCCATCACATCTGCTGTCCTAACAATCCTGGAAGGAATTGACCGACGAATCTTGCCTCAGCCGACGACAGCGTTGGACATTTTAGACAGCGTGAGACGTTTGGAAGATCTCATTCGTCCCAGCGACGAAGGCCAATACAAGAAGGCAGAAGATACTATTTCAAGAGCTCTATACGACATGGGTGTCATGATGGCCGGAGTTGGGCGGCAAGGCACCATCGAGTCCTCAGCGTTCCAGGAACTGTTGTGGCTGGAACGGGCGCGTCTCATTGATGGCAACATTATTTTACTCATGGAAGGCTTACTTGGCCAACCGGTGGCCGGAGCTGATATAatggaaaatattcaaaacgaCTTGAAGGtaaatagaatttttctttctgaagcATAGGAATTTATACTTgacaatcatttttattttcagtgtGACGCCATGGATGTTTCGGAAAAGGTGAGCAGATATAACGATCTCATCGAAAGTGGATCGATTGCCTTTAACCATTTCGCTAAGCTAGGACAAATGTCGGAACTGTAAGATAATTCCCTTAAAATAATGAATACAGAGTAGGCATGTTTATTAATtctaaatttgatttgatcagGGAAACGGGTCGGAGAAGAGCTGCCTTCAGGCAACGGAATCTGAGGGTTCAGGCTCGTAACGTAAAGGTGGTAGAAGAATGTTTCCAGCGGCAATTAAATAAAGTCCCAAGCGAATCCTCAACGTCCGAAGAAGTTGCCCTAAATGTTGGCCAAGCCATGTCTGAACTTTATCCATTGCCGACACGGTGGATCGTCGCTGCGTACGCGGACGATGACGGAATGTCTCGTGGCGCTGTCAAACCGATGAAATCTAAACTTTCTGCCGATTTCAACGTCGTCATCAACGGCTTTCGAGTGGCATTGTTCCCGTTCCTGGATGGGAAAATGCCTAAAATGATTGACGGTCGCCGTGTGGATCGGTTCTGCAACCTACCCGTCCAAGGCGCTGGACAAATGCCAATTTGTGACGTCGGCAGCACCGACGGAGAATATGTCTTCGATGAAATAAGACGACTCGGCATCGTTCCTGatccttttgatttgattgttgtCCCTTCCGGTGGCCAACTGAGCGTCACGACTGTTCCGTACGGTAGTTTACCGCCATTTTTCGCTAAACAGTATCCCGATTTCGACATTGTggtgttttaatttaaacatttgattGAATCCTGAAATGTGTTGTTTAgctaacttatttttttgaattgtaatCAACCTTCTGTCTTGTGATGTATTTTACCTATAAATTGCCAATACAAATCTTGTATTTGATAAAActaacaaattaaattaactaGCACTAACTAGCACTAACTAGCAGTTCAATGAAAACTAAAGAAAtactttgtaaaaaaaatttgaatttcctacTAGCGGTGGCGATTGAAAGCTCGTAACTACTACCGTCGTCTGACCCGTGGTGAGAAAAGACTTCCAACTTTCAATTTATGTTTATCAACAAGTCATCAGACAGCTGattctttttccctgtttttctcttttcagtcattcattaattcatttcttgCACTCAAAGCTTGAAATGGACGATTCTATTACACCCAACAAGTTTCATGACTGTCACATATTTAGTCTGTCGTCACAGGGCAGTATTTATACGTTGTGTCGACTACCCAATCCAAATCCTTACGGTCGTATTCGATTACTAGCAGCATCTTTACGTAGACCAGTCTTCTTGCTAGAATTCAATCACGGCTACAAGGAGTCTTTAGTTCCCTATTCCAGAGAGCTCAGTTTTACATACCTTCCAGGTAAAGGCTTATTTGTAGCTTTCCGTCAATGTGTGGTTTTTTCtagcttcaatttttttttgttcacaggAAATGCCGAAATTGTGTCTATCACATCATTTTCCAAGCCTGGATCAAGCAACACTGTTATTGGAGTTGCCTACATCAAAGTATTTTCTTTAACACTACAAGAAGtaatataaataatgaaaCTTGTGCTTTGAATGCAGGTTGGCAATACAGAAACTGGCCAATGTCTCAACATTTTCACTGTAAAGGAAAGTGGATCAGATTTGAATGCTGATGGTCTTGCCTTTTCCTGTTCATTTGAGATCAACTTTATTCCATATCACCTCACTCATTGCCTTTGTTCCAACGAAGTATTATTTCAATCAGAAACAGAATAAGCCTTCATATTTTtaagatatttttattataatgatTTTGTAGGTTACCATTGTACTCAGCGGTAGCGATAACCGAGTTCATCTTTTTACCGAAGATTCCAACACTCACATTGctcaagaaaaaattgctAGTGATGAATTTCCAGAATtcggaaatgaatttcctaGTGTTGTTCTTTGGATCGAGTTTCAcatcttgaaagaaaaatctctcCGTTTGACTGCTGTGGGATGTGAATGTGGAGGTTTTTTCTTGTACGTCGTCGATACCGAATCTAATTCCATAAAATCTTATGCCAATGTGAATCACGGAACGTCCGTCACGTCATCTAAATTTTTCGATTCTTCCGACTCGATTCATCTGTTGGTAACCAGCTCGCTTTTACCAGCCACGGTTTATCGGTAATATTCAGCGGTCCTTGTTGATAGTAAATTACTTATAAgttaattttatcattttttaaattgggtTAATAGGAATGTTTTGGAGAACCAGCTGAACGATTCGGTGATATTAGTCGGCAGCGATAAACATGATGTCCTCACATGCAGCATAGTCTGCGACATTCACATGGACCAGCAGCCCACCATTCTGCTAGGTACCTACGGTCAAGAGCTCCTGGCCTATCGGCCCGAAAATCTCGAATGGTCTTTGGCTTGGCAAAGGAGTTTCAGTCATCCAATACTGGCTCTCGACTACTGTGATGTAACGGGCGACGGAGTCCGTGAACTCGTCGCTTTAACCACTAGGGGGGTCCAGATTCTTCAGGTAACTTATCGCAAATACGTTTCACAATAATGTTAAaggttaaaataattttcttacttttcaGCACGATCTGGAGGAAGTTGTAGCCCTCTTTTTGAAACGCCATTGTTtatcaaatctgcaaaaagagtagtaaaataaattcttacTTTATTCTTTTCGAGCCTTACGCTCCATTTCGCATTTCC
This window of the Daphnia pulex isolate KAP4 chromosome 5, ASM2113471v1 genome carries:
- the LOC124193969 gene encoding uncharacterized protein LOC124193969 — protein: MKPKSILATSWMLAFHLCAFQTFVSVALSEDTDVKRYTYGAGIPKQEAAINETDVNAVENPDPNSSTDPNSATDPGTDSVITNPDPNSVNNPETTSGTNPETNNSPPIDIGNNILTGISITSAVLTILEGIDRRILPQPTTALDILDSVRRLEDLIRPSDEGQYKKAEDTISRALYDMGVMMAGVGRQGTIESSAFQELLWLERARLIDGNIILLMEGLLGQPVAGADIMENIQNDLKCDAMDVSEKVSRYNDLIESGSIAFNHFAKLGQMSELETGRRRAAFRQRNLRVQARNVKVVEECFQRQLNKVPSESSTSEEVALNVGQAMSELYPLPTRWIVAAYADDDGMSRGAVKPMKSKLSADFNVVINGFRVALFPFLDGKMPKMIDGRRVDRFCNLPVQGAGQMPICDVGSTDGEYVFDEIRRLGIVPDPFDLIVVPSGGQLSVTTVPYGSLPPFFAKQYPDFDIVVF
- the LOC124193970 gene encoding KICSTOR complex protein kaptin-like, encoding MDDSITPNKFHDCHIFSLSSQGSIYTLCRLPNPNPYGRIRLLAASLRRPVFLLEFNHGYKESLVPYSRELSFTYLPGNAEIVSITSFSKPGSSNTVIGVAYIKVGNTETGQCLNIFTVKESGSDLNADGLAFSCSFEINFIPYHLTHCLCSNEVTIVLSGSDNRVHLFTEDSNTHIAQEKIASDEFPEFGNEFPSVVLWIEFHILKEKSLRLTAVGCECGGFFLYVVDTESNSIKSYANVNHGTSVTSSKFFDSSDSIHLLVTSSLLPATVYRNVLENQLNDSVILVGSDKHDVLTCSIVCDIHMDQQPTILLGTYGQELLAYRPENLEWSLAWQRSFSHPILALDYCDVTGDGVRELVALTTRGVQILQHDLEEVVALFLKRHCLSNLQKE